A part of Primulina huaijiensis isolate GDHJ02 unplaced genomic scaffold, ASM1229523v2 scaffold43345, whole genome shotgun sequence genomic DNA contains:
- the LOC140970088 gene encoding BTB/POZ domain and ankyrin repeat-containing protein NPR1-like isoform X1 produces MDYGSELNSSLSFASNSHLSNGSTSNNISSSASSEVGTSLELLSLSRPSTGLEKLLLGGDFDYSDAKIEVEGHIVGVHRCILASQSQFFHNLFKKVSDESVKEGKPKYHMSELVPRGRIGYEAFVVVLNYLYTGKIKAYPTEVSTCVDESCAHDSCGPAIDYAVQMMYACALFEIKELLVVVQHRLLSFVDKAFVEDVIPILTVAFHCDLKQLLASCVQRIARSELDHIAMEKELPHEVLADVKSLRVRSKKEEGEENDSIIVDPVNEKRIRRIHKALDSDDIALVELLLDESDITLDAACALHYAAAYCNPKLMNEVLNLKNADINLRNSQGYSVLHVAARRKDPSIVLGLLAEGASVFDKTWDGRTALTICRRLTRPKDFNEVMKHGQETNKDRLCVDMLAREMCGNPMAGNVSMSSMMLADDLHMTLLFFENRVAMARTLFPLEARLAMQIAHADLTLEFAGLSASKGSCGNFREVDLNEIPTEQVKRLQQRLQALQKTVETGRRYFPNCSEFLDRLLEDDILGALLLEKGTAEEQRTKKMRFMELKADVMKAFSRDMAEHKLTGFSTRSTVSSSPKGSAINNKMRKR; encoded by the exons ATGGATTATGGCAGTGAGCTGAATTCATCATTGAGCTTTGCCTCCAATTCTCACTTGTCAAATGGCTCTACAAGCAACAATATATCTTCCTCTGCTAGCTCCGAAGTGGGGACGAGTCTTGAATTATTGAGTTTGAGTAGACCAAGTACCGGCCTTGAGAAGCTCTTGCTTGGTGGTGACTTTGACTACAGTGACGCCAAAATAGAAGTTGAGGGGCACATTGTGGGTGTCCATCGCTGCATTTTAGCCTCCCAGAGTCAATTTTTTCACAATCTATTTAAAAAAGTGAGTGATGAATCTGTTAAGGAAGGAAAACCGAAGTATCATATGTCTGAATTGGTGCCTCGTGGAAGAATAGGATACGAAGCATTCGTGGTCGTCTTGAATTATTTGTATACTGGAAAGATTAAGGCGTATCCAACCGAGGTATCAACCTGTGTTGATGAATCTTGTGCTCATGATTCCTGTGGTCCTGCCATCGATTATGCTGTGCAGATGAtgtatgcttgtgctttatttgAGATTAAAGAACTTCTGGTGGTTGTTCAG CATCGCCTTCTTAGTTTTGTTGACAAAGCTTTTGTGGAAGACGTAATTCCAATTCTTACGGTGGCGTTTCATTGTGACTTGAAGCAACTTCTTGCAAGTTGTGTCCAAAGAATAGCACGATCAGAACTCGACCATATTGCCATGGAGAAGGAGCTGCCCCATGAGGTGTTGGCTGATGTCAAATCACTCCGCGTCCGCTCCAAGAAAGAAGAAGGAGAAGAAAATGACTCGATCATAGTGGACCCTGTGAATGAGAAGAGAATCAGGAGAATTCACAAAGCACTTGATTCTGATGACATTGCATTAGTGGAGTTACTCTTGGATGAATCCGATATCACCTTAGATGCAGCTTGTGCTCTTCATTATGCTGCTGCATATTGCAATCCCAAGCTTATGAACGAGGTTCTGAACTTGAAGAATGCTGATATTAACCTCAGGAATTCTCAAGGGTACTCCGTACTTCATGTTGCTGCAAGACGCAAGGACCCATCTATAGTTCTTGGATTGCTTGCCGAGGGTGCATCTGTGTTTGACAAGACGTGGGATGGACGTACAGCTCTGACAATATGCAGGAGGTTGACGCGTCCTAAGGATTTTAACGAGGTGATGAAGCATGGCCAGGAGACGAATAAGGACCGATTGTGTGTAGATATGCTGGCGAGAGAGATGTGCGGGAATCCGATGGCTGGGAATGTGTCAATGTCATCTATGATGTTGGCCGATGATCTGCACATGACGCTTCTTTTTTTTGAAAACAGAG TTGCGATGGCACGAACCTTATTTCCACTGGAAGCAAGATTAGCTATGCAGATAGCACATGCAGATTTGACTCTGGAGTTTGCTGGGCTTTCAGCATCCAAAGGTTCATGTGGGAACTTTAGAGAGGTTGATTTGAATGAAATACCGACTGAGCAAGTTAAAAGGCTCCAGCAGAGGTTACAAGCCCTGCAAAAAACTG TGGAGACGGGGCGGCGATATTTCCCCAACTGCTCGGAATTTCTTGACAGACTGTTGGAGGACGACATTTTAGGCGCTTTACTGCTGGAGAAGGGTACAGCAGAAGAACAAAGAACGAAAAAGATGCGCTTCATGGAACTCAAGGCGGATGTGATGAAAGCATTTAGCAGAGACATGGCTGAACATAAGCTGACAGGCTTTTCAACTCGTTCCactgtttcatcttctccaaagGGTAGTGCAATAAATAATaagatgagaaaaagataa
- the LOC140970088 gene encoding BTB/POZ domain and ankyrin repeat-containing protein NPR1-like isoform X2 yields MDYGSELNSSLSFASNSHLSNGSTSNNISSSASSEVGTSLELLSLSRPSTGLEKLLLGGDFDYSDAKIEVEGHIVGVHRCILASQSQFFHNLFKKVSDESVKEGKPKYHMSELVPRGRIGYEAFVVVLNYLYTGKIKAYPTEVSTCVDESCAHDSCGPAIDYAVQMMYACALFEIKELLVVVQHRLLSFVDKAFVEDVIPILTVAFHCDLKQLLASCVQRIARSELDHIAMEKELPHEVLADVKSLRVRSKKEEGEENDSIIVDPVNEKRIRRIHKALDSDDIALVELLLDESDITLDAACALHYAAAYCNPKLMNEVLNLKNADINLRNSQGYSVLHVAARRKDPSIVLGLLAEGASVFDKTWDGRTALTICRRLTRPKDFNEVMKHGQETNKDRLCVDMLAREMCGNPMAGNVSMSSMMLADDLHMTLLFFENRVAMARTLFPLEARLAMQIAHADLTLEFAGLSASKGSCGNFREVDLNEIPTEQVKRLQQRLQALQKTGKNGAAIFPQLLGIS; encoded by the exons ATGGATTATGGCAGTGAGCTGAATTCATCATTGAGCTTTGCCTCCAATTCTCACTTGTCAAATGGCTCTACAAGCAACAATATATCTTCCTCTGCTAGCTCCGAAGTGGGGACGAGTCTTGAATTATTGAGTTTGAGTAGACCAAGTACCGGCCTTGAGAAGCTCTTGCTTGGTGGTGACTTTGACTACAGTGACGCCAAAATAGAAGTTGAGGGGCACATTGTGGGTGTCCATCGCTGCATTTTAGCCTCCCAGAGTCAATTTTTTCACAATCTATTTAAAAAAGTGAGTGATGAATCTGTTAAGGAAGGAAAACCGAAGTATCATATGTCTGAATTGGTGCCTCGTGGAAGAATAGGATACGAAGCATTCGTGGTCGTCTTGAATTATTTGTATACTGGAAAGATTAAGGCGTATCCAACCGAGGTATCAACCTGTGTTGATGAATCTTGTGCTCATGATTCCTGTGGTCCTGCCATCGATTATGCTGTGCAGATGAtgtatgcttgtgctttatttgAGATTAAAGAACTTCTGGTGGTTGTTCAG CATCGCCTTCTTAGTTTTGTTGACAAAGCTTTTGTGGAAGACGTAATTCCAATTCTTACGGTGGCGTTTCATTGTGACTTGAAGCAACTTCTTGCAAGTTGTGTCCAAAGAATAGCACGATCAGAACTCGACCATATTGCCATGGAGAAGGAGCTGCCCCATGAGGTGTTGGCTGATGTCAAATCACTCCGCGTCCGCTCCAAGAAAGAAGAAGGAGAAGAAAATGACTCGATCATAGTGGACCCTGTGAATGAGAAGAGAATCAGGAGAATTCACAAAGCACTTGATTCTGATGACATTGCATTAGTGGAGTTACTCTTGGATGAATCCGATATCACCTTAGATGCAGCTTGTGCTCTTCATTATGCTGCTGCATATTGCAATCCCAAGCTTATGAACGAGGTTCTGAACTTGAAGAATGCTGATATTAACCTCAGGAATTCTCAAGGGTACTCCGTACTTCATGTTGCTGCAAGACGCAAGGACCCATCTATAGTTCTTGGATTGCTTGCCGAGGGTGCATCTGTGTTTGACAAGACGTGGGATGGACGTACAGCTCTGACAATATGCAGGAGGTTGACGCGTCCTAAGGATTTTAACGAGGTGATGAAGCATGGCCAGGAGACGAATAAGGACCGATTGTGTGTAGATATGCTGGCGAGAGAGATGTGCGGGAATCCGATGGCTGGGAATGTGTCAATGTCATCTATGATGTTGGCCGATGATCTGCACATGACGCTTCTTTTTTTTGAAAACAGAG TTGCGATGGCACGAACCTTATTTCCACTGGAAGCAAGATTAGCTATGCAGATAGCACATGCAGATTTGACTCTGGAGTTTGCTGGGCTTTCAGCATCCAAAGGTTCATGTGGGAACTTTAGAGAGGTTGATTTGAATGAAATACCGACTGAGCAAGTTAAAAGGCTCCAGCAGAGGTTACAAGCCCTGCAAAAAACTGGTAAGA ACGGGGCGGCGATATTTCCCCAACTGCTCGGAATTTCTTGA